From Coturnix japonica isolate 7356 chromosome 3, Coturnix japonica 2.1, whole genome shotgun sequence, the proteins below share one genomic window:
- the IFNGR1 gene encoding interferon gamma receptor 1 yields MGARLALVVLMVLVAPDQSAASLQERPSAVPLPTETSVISRNFRTVLHWQYPPMSETPRFVVEVKPYDFGKYRTVSTCVNISATSCDLSEEIEKIFSSYWFRIKAIVGSQQSQYVETDEFVLQKHGKIGPPKLNLSRHGTEVIVDIYPPEFPSVEVQPWIKDVYSQLSYLVIFRNSENESSTNFSEMDCEMIECRLQIPVPSKGSNYCVSAKGHFYDGLIVGAPSEEICIWVPPEQSWSAQIAITVCTIIVAVGLILTVGCGCKKLRKKNIKLPKSLVSVIRNLNADNSFESRSEAKDICAVSIMPVPSVNVPSSMNDDEALLNVESEEEAVTPENFSEETSSCPPLEASDKVEDASVQESTEVPSDVEQNHKGKESDFIFDSSQTDVCSNSSGPVVSATEVQQAVIPSSFPKFSGYDKPHVPLDMLIDVGEEQPVIAYRSTE; encoded by the exons tgCCTTTACCAACAGAAACTTCAGTCATATCCAGAAATTTCAGAACTGTCTTGCACTGGCAGTACCCACCCATGTCTGAAACTCCCCGTTTCGTAGTGGAGGTCAAACCTTACGA CTTCGGCAAGTATAGGACTGTCTCAACTTGTGTGAACATCTCAGCTACTTCTTGCGACCTATCGGAGGAAATAGAGaaaattttttcttcttactggTTTCGTATTAAAGCTATTGTTGGATCACAACAGTCTCAGTACGTTGAGACAGATGAgtttgttttgcaaaagcaTG GAAAAATTGGACCTCCAAAGCTGAATCTCTCAAGGCATGGTACTGAAGTCATAGTCGATATTTACCCTCCTGAATTTCCATCTGTGGAGGTTCAGCCTTGGATCAAAGATGTTTATTCACAGCTCTCATACTTGGTGATCTTTAGAAATAGTGAAAATGAG agcaGTACAAATTTCTCTGAAATGGACTGTGAGATGATTGAATGTAGGCTGCAGATCCCAGTTCCTTCTAAAGGTTCTAATTACTGTGTTTCGGCAAAGGGACATTTTTATGATGGTCTGATAGTTGGTGCCCCGTCAGAAGAAATTTGCATTTGGGTTCCTCCTGAGCAGTCTTGGA GTGCACAAATTGCTATAACTGTATGTACAATTATAGTGGCTGTGGGACTAATTTTGACAGTAGGTTGCGGCTGCAAGAaactaaggaagaaaaacataaagctGCCTAAATCTTTG GTCAGCGTGATAAGAAACCTGAATGCAGACAACAGCTTCGAATCAAGGTCAGAAGCAAAAGACATTTGTGCAGTAAGCATCATGCCAGTCCCATCTGTGAATGTCCCATCATCAATGAATGACGATGAAGCCTTGCTGAATGTGGAGTCGGAAGAAGAAGCTGTTACTCCTGagaatttcagtgaagaaacatCTTCTTGTCCTCCTCTGGAGGCATCAGACAAAGTGGAAGATGCCTCTGTGCAGGAAAGTACAGAAGTACCTTCTGATGTTGAACAGAatcataaaggaaaagaaagtgatttcatttttgatAGTAGCCAAACAGATGTATGTAGTAACTCCTCAGGTCCGGTGGTTTCTGCCACGGAAGTTCAACAAGCAGTCATTCCAAGCAGCTTTCCCAAGTTTTCTGGCTATGACAAGCCTCATGTGCCACTAGATATGTTGATAGATGTTGGTGAAGAACAGCCTGTGATTGCATACAGGTCAACTGAATAA
- the IL22RA2 gene encoding interleukin-22 receptor subunit alpha-2 has translation MPKRKRDALSHGAALLSMRGIRLSSLCFLMHLLQDKISTTLVLENQDLRDAIKPREVWFYSLNFNNTLRWQPGRAGEGETTLYFVQYKVYGQSKWQNKEECWGIQSHFCDLTEETSDAYEPYYGRVQAALDGVQSDWSLSCRFTPWRETMIGPPTIKVVHSNKFIKIKLQAPRSAYRRKRGSTIPMTNYYDLQYQVFIINNLLDEQHRVLVYEGKDKVIKIEDLKLGVSYCIVARTSVLALGRSSAYSSRRCIVLL, from the exons ATGCccaagaggaaaagagatgcTCTCAGTCATGGAGCTGCTCTCCTAAGCATGAGGGGGATCAGGCTTTCCTCCCTCTGCTTTCTGATGCACCTGCTGCAGGACAAGATAAGCA CCACTTTAGTCCTGGAAAATCAAGACCTGCGAGATGCAATCAAGCCACGGGAGGTATGGTTTTACTCACTGAACTTCAACAACACCCTGCGCTGGCAGCCTGGGAGAGCTGGAGAGGGAGAAACCACGCTCTACTTTGTGCAGTATAAAGT GTATGGGCAAAGCAAGTGGCAAAACAAAGAGGAGTGCTGGGGGATTCAGAGCCATTTTTGTGACCTGACGGAGGAGACTTCTGATGCCTATGAGCCCTACTATGGGAGGGTACAAGCTGCTTTGGATGGTGTGCAATCCGACTGGAGCCTCAGCTGCAGATTCACTCCCTGGCGAGAAA CTATGATAGGACCTCCAACAATAAAGGTGGTTCACAGCAacaaattcataaaaataaagctcCAGGCTCCACGATCGGCTTATAGAAGGAAGAGAGGCAGCACGATACCAATGACAAATTATTATGATCTTCAGTACCAAGTTTTCATAATTAACAACTTGCTAGATGAG CAACACAGAGTGCTGGTGtatgaaggaaaagacaaggTGATCAAAATAGAAGATCTGAAGCTGGGAGTCAGCTACTGCATCGTGGCTAGAACATCAGTGCTGGCACTGGGCCGCAGCAGTGCCTACAGCAGCAGGCGGTGCATCGTGCTGCTGTGA